The Flavobacterium johnsoniae genomic sequence TCCAGTGTAAGAATCAAAATTGTATTTTTCATTAATTTCATGAATATTAATTTTACAAAAATCCACTAAATCATCAAATACACTTTCATTTACAGGTAAATTAACTGTTAAACAAATAATCTTCTGATCACTCGATTGATTTTCACGAGTCCTAAAAAAATCTAATATTTTCATTAATAAAAAAAATGGTTTTAAAAATTGCCTCCAGAATCAATGTTCCCCATATCCAATATCATCCATTTTTCCGCTAAAAACGCGATATTGAATAATAAAATAAATAATGACCAGAAACAAAGCCACAAAAAACCAGCTTAATCCAGCGTTTAATCCATATTCGTGAGCAGCAGTATTATAAATCGTTAATGACGGATTCACTTTATTGGTTGAAGGCAAAACATTTGGAAATATTGAAACTGCTGTTGAAGCAAATCCTCCCACTAAAAATAAGGTTGAAAAAATAAAACCATGGCCATCTTTTTTAAACGAACGAACTTTAAACAATCCTAAAATTCCAACAAAAGTCATTAAAGGAAAAAACCATAAAATCGGATTTTCAACAAAATTATGAAACGGTTTTGGCTCAATAAAATGCCAAATTTGAAGTGAAATACAAACTAAAACCAGCAAAACAATATTCAAAGCAAAAACAACTTTTTTCAATTTCGGATTCAAAGCAGAATTTGTTTTATAAATAATCCAGTTTGCGCCGTGAATAGTCAGCGCTACTACACTAACAATTCCTAAGAAAAGCGTAAACCAATCGATAATTCCCAATTCATTTGCTTGCGGACTAAAAGTTGGATTCCATAAAGGCAAAAAGAAATAATGTGGTTCTTGTGTAGAAACTCCGTTTTGTACCATTCCGAGATTTACTCCTCGAACAATATTTCCAAGAGCAATTCCGAAAAACAAAGCCAAAAGCAGACTTGCGATTCCGAAAACTTTATCCCAAATGCTTTCCCACATATGATTATGCACTTGTCCGCGCATTTCCAATCCGATCGCACGGAAAATCAAAAGCCATAAGATCATTATTAAAGGCAAATAAAATCCGCTAAAAGAAGAAGCATATAAAGTTGGAAAAGCGAAAAATAAAACTCCGCCAGCCGCAATCAGCCAAACTTCATTGGCATCCCAAAACGGACCAATAGCGTTAGTAATTGCTTTTTTATCTTTTTCTGTGTCGGCAAAAAATAAATGAATAATTCCTGCACCAAAATCATAGCCGTCTAAAACCAGATAAACAGCCAGAATTCCCATTAAAACTACGTACCAAAAAAATTCCATACTTATATTTTTTCTGTTGAAAGTTCCACATTGTGCGGTCCTTTATTGATAATTTTTCCAATTAAAAGCAAAAACAACATTCCGAGCAAAAGGTATAAACCAATAAAACCTAACAATGTAAATAAGGTGTTTCCGGAAGAAACCGTTGGCGAAGCTCCAGCTGAAGTTCGCAATAAATTGTAAACCAACCAAGGCTGTCTTCCTAATTCTGCTGTGTACCAACCTGTTGTATTTGCAATATATGGAAACGGCATCATGAACATTAACGACCACAAAATCCATTTGGTTTCAAAAAGTTTTCCTCTTAG encodes the following:
- the cydB gene encoding cytochrome d ubiquinol oxidase subunit II, coding for MEFFWYVVLMGILAVYLVLDGYDFGAGIIHLFFADTEKDKKAITNAIGPFWDANEVWLIAAGGVLFFAFPTLYASSFSGFYLPLIMILWLLIFRAIGLEMRGQVHNHMWESIWDKVFGIASLLLALFFGIALGNIVRGVNLGMVQNGVSTQEPHYFFLPLWNPTFSPQANELGIIDWFTLFLGIVSVVALTIHGANWIIYKTNSALNPKLKKVVFALNIVLLVLVCISLQIWHFIEPKPFHNFVENPILWFFPLMTFVGILGLFKVRSFKKDGHGFIFSTLFLVGGFASTAVSIFPNVLPSTNKVNPSLTIYNTAAHEYGLNAGLSWFFVALFLVIIYFIIQYRVFSGKMDDIGYGEH